One window of Macadamia integrifolia cultivar HAES 741 unplaced genomic scaffold, SCU_Mint_v3 scaffold1420, whole genome shotgun sequence genomic DNA carries:
- the LOC122063669 gene encoding cytochrome P450 71AP13-like, with translation MASPFQLLQESTTLETIQSFFIFTTIFLLILLKFRHGRSRKLNLPPGPSKLPIIGNLHQLAGNMPHLSLCHLSQKFGPIIHLQLGEIPTVVVSSARTAKEVTKTHDLALASRPQIFSAKHLFYNCTDIAFSPYGAYWRHIRKLCVLELLSAKRVESFSFIRKEEVASLVHRITETYPGTINLSKMLGIYANEIVCRATFGRGFTGGGEYDRHGFQNMLDEYQELLGGLSLGDFFPSMEWIHTITGMKSRLERLFKRFDCFFNEVIEMHLNSKKKKGDHQDFVDVLLESKNRDVRDLPLTMDNIKAIILDMFAAGTDTNFITLDWGMTELVINPRVIKKAQAEVRSIVGDRRNVLEDDLPKMKYLKAIIKEIFRLHPPVPVLVPRESMEEVTIDGYVIPAKTRFFVNAWAIGRDPETWKNPEMFEPERFMETNIDYKGQDFELIPFGAGRRSCPAIAFATPTVELPLAQLLYSFDWELPPGIQAKDLDMTEVFGISMHRKSNLFVVAKPYMP, from the exons ATGGCATCTCCCTTCCAGTTGCTCCAGGAGTCAACAACCCTGGAGACTATCCAATCCTTCTTCATCTTTACAACCATTTTTCTACTAATCCTTCTAAAGTTCCGCCATGGAAGAAGCAGAAAGCTCAATCTCCCACCAGGTCCTTCAAAGTTACCCATAATAGGCAACCTTCACCAGCTAGCAGGTAACATGCCTCACCTCTCTCTTTGCCATCTCTCTCAGAAATTTGGTCCCATCATTCACTTGCAGCTAGGTGAAATCCCAACTGTGGTTGTCTCCTCGGCTAGAACAGCCAAAGAAGTAACGAAAACCCATGACCTTGCTCTTGCAAGCAGGCCCCAAATTTTCTCTGCAAAACACCTTTTTTACAATTGTACTGACATTGCCTTCAGCCCTTATGGTGCTTACTGGAGGCATATCAGGAAGCTATGCGTACTTGAGCTCCTGAGTGCCAAACGGGTTGAGTCATTTAGCTtcataagaaaagaagaggttGCAAGTTTGGTTCATCGGATTACAGAGACATATCCAGGAACCATTAATCTTAGTAAGATGCTTGGAATCTATGCAAATGAAATTGTTTGCAGGGCTACCTTTGGTAGAGGTTTTACAGGAGGAGGAGAGTATGATCGACATGGGTTCCAAAACATGCTTGATGAGTATCAAGAATTGCTTGGAGGACTTAGCTTGGGAGATTTCTTCCCTTCCATGGAATGGATACACACAATTACAGGTATGAAATCAAGATTAGAGAGACTCTTTAAACGGTTTGATTGCTTCTTCAATGAGGTAATTGAGATGCATCTCaattccaagaaaaagaaaggggatcATCAGGACTTTGTGGATGTTTTACTTGAATCCAAGAACAGAGACGTCAGGGACTTGCCTCTTACCATGGACAACATCAAAGCAATCATCTTG GACATGTTTGCTGCAGGAACTGACACAAACTTCATAACCCTTGACTGGGGAATGACTGAGCTTGTCATAAACCCAAGAGTGATAAAAAAAGCACAAGCTGAAGTAAGAAGCATTGTTGGAGATAGAAGAAATGTATTAGAAGATGATCTACCTAAGATGAAGTACTTGAAAGCTATAATCAAAGAGATCTTCCGATTACACCCTCCTGTTCCAGTACTCGTTCCAAGAGAATCCATGGAAGAAGTAACCATAGATGGGTATGTCATTCCTGCCAAAACTCGTTTCTTTGTCAATGCTTGGGCTATAGGAAGGGACCCAGAGACATGGAAGAACCCAGAAATGTTCGAACCAGAGAGATTTATGGAAACCAATATTGATTACAAGGGGCAGGATTTTGAACTGATACCATTTGGGGCTGGAAGAAGAAGTTGCCCTGCTATAGCTTTTGCAACACCCACTGTTGAGCTTCCTCTCGCTCAACTACTCTATAGCTTCGACTGGGAACTGCCACCTGGTATCCAAGCCAAGGATTTAGATATGACTGAAGTTTTTGGTATCTCAATGCACAGGAAATCCAATCTTTTTGTTGTTGCAAAGCCATATATGCCATGA
- the LOC122063673 gene encoding subtilisin-like protease SBT1.5, giving the protein MILANGVFDGEGLVADCHVLPATAVGASGGDEIRRYISAANSGTKNGEKGRATTTITFRGTCLGIQPAPVVASFSARGPNLESPEILKPDVIAPGLNILAAWPEGIGPSGLPSDLTTHR; this is encoded by the coding sequence ATGATATTGGCCAACGGCGTCTTCGATGGTGAAGGTTTGGTGGCCGACTGCCACGTGTTGCCTGCAACCGCAGTCGGGGCTTCCGGGGGAGATGAGATACGAAGATACATCAGCGCGGCCAACAGTGGAACTAAGAATGGCGAGAAGGGACGGGCGACGACGACCATCACCTTCAGGGGAACCTGTCTGGGGATCCAGCCGGCCCCAGTGGTGGCATCGTTCTCGGCCAGAGGGCCAAACCTGGAGTCACCGGAGATACTGAAACCAGACGTGATAGCACCGGGATTGAACATACTGGCGGCTTGGCCGGAGGGGATAGGGCCGTCGGGTTTGCCGTCGGACTTAACTACCCATCGTTGA